The following nucleotide sequence is from Enterobacteriaceae endosymbiont of Donacia provostii.
TTAGATTCTGCATCTAAAACAAAGGTAGAAGATATTAGAGAAATTTTAGAAATAATATATTATCCTCCTGTAAAAGGAAAATATAAAATATATATTTTTGATGAATTTCATATGTTATCTAAACATAGTTTTAATGCTTTATTAAAAATAATAGAAGAACCTCCAGAATATATAAAATTTATATTTGCCACTACAGAATTACAAAAAATACCATCTACAATATTATCAAGATGTATTCAATTTCATTTAAAATTAATAGATAAAAACATTATTTTTAATCAACTTAAGTATATTTTAAATAAAGAAAATTTTAAATATGATGAAGAAGCATTAAAAATTTTATCTGAAACATCAGATGGTAGTATGCGTGATGCTCTAAATTTAACAGATCAATTAATATCTATGGGAGAATTAACAACATATAATGTTTATTTAATGCTCGGATTAATAAAAAAAAAATATTTATTTTTATTAATAGAAAATTTTAAAACACAAAAATATAATATAATTTTTAATTTAATTTATCAAATTTCTAAATTTAATGTTAATTGGTTAACTATTATAACAGAGATAATGATATTACTACATCATATTTTAAAAATAAAAATTTTAAAT
It contains:
- the dnaX gene encoding DNA polymerase III subunit gamma/tau, with translation MNSHILASKWRPYSFNNVIGQNHVIQAIKYSLSIKKIHPAWILSGSRGIGKTTIARIFAMGLSCLQGVTNNPCGYCENCISIKKNSFLDLIELDSASKTKVEDIREILEIIYYPPVKGKYKIYIFDEFHMLSKHSFNALLKIIEEPPEYIKFIFATTELQKIPSTILSRCIQFHLKLIDKNIIFNQLKYILNKENFKYDEEALKILSETSDGSMRDALNLTDQLISMGELTTYNVYLMLGLIKKKYLFLLIENFKTQKYNIIFNLIYQISKFNVNWLTIITEIMILLHHILKIKILNKNLNNLLKDSNFQKNEIFFYKNILDKFSEIELKNLYNILSKGKKNLYLSPNPKVGFEMIILEIIIYLKNINEI